The following are encoded together in the Macrobrachium rosenbergii isolate ZJJX-2024 chromosome 21, ASM4041242v1, whole genome shotgun sequence genome:
- the LOC136849360 gene encoding protein FAM200B-like, with the protein MERWIIRRTANKEGTSDTDNSVSETTDEIPSELPSTSSTSNIDKRQDKRKGKTSQYDQSSKPKLRKYQAEFIKFGFTSFTIDKMQYPQCVMCSEVLANESLKPVKMKRHLQSKHPSHADKPIEFFRRKEGELQGQKQVLAQKTTTSAKAQMASFEVAYLIAQSKQPHTIGETS; encoded by the coding sequence atGGAGCGATGGATAATTCGTAGGACTGCAAACAAGGAAGGAACATCAGATACTGACAACAGTGTCTCAGAAACAACTGATGAGATTCCTTCCGAACTACCATCTACCAGTTCTACTTCAAATATAGATAAAAGGCAAGACAAACGTAAGGGTAAGACCTCCCAGTATGACCAATCATCCAAACCCAAACTTCGGAAATATCAAGCAGAATTTATAAAATTCGGATTCACTAGTTTTACCATTGATAAGATGCAGTACCCCCAATGTGTTATGTGCTCAGAAGTACTTGCAAATGAAAGCTTAAAGcctgtgaaaatgaaaaggcatttGCAAAGCAAGCATCCTTCTCATGCTGATAAACCAATAGAATTTTTCCGTCGAAAGGAGGGAGAGTTGCAGGGTCAAAAACAAGTGCTAGCTCAGAAAACCACCACCTCTGCCAAAGCTCAGATGGCATCATTTGAGGTAGCATACCTAATTGCACAGTCCAAGCAGCCACATACCATTGGGGAAACCTCATGA
- the LOC136849361 gene encoding zinc finger BED domain-containing protein 5-like, with protein sequence MARELETVPLSNDTITRRINDISNDIKCQLIERVKERSPNTNILILSDKIDAFTRKLERWAVRVDGGSVEMFPEVEEFMAENELSVDNVKVMITTHLQGLVDHFKKYFPKETTPQQYDWIRQPFTATGEHLSSDMEDELLELSSDRTLQASFGSTTLDEFWISIARNIHDYPWQQWMYYFL encoded by the exons ATGGCCCGTGAGCTGGAAACAGTCCCGCTGTCTAACGACACCATTACTCGACGAATTAATGACatttcaaatgacattaagtgtCAGCTGAttgagagggttaaggaaagaa GCCCAAACACGAACATCTTGATTCTTTCTGACAAAATTGATGCATTTACAAGGAAGCTGGAACGATGGGCTGTGCGAGTTGATGGGGGCAGTGTTGAAATGTTTCCTGAGGTGGAAGAATTTATGGCGGAGAATGAATTAAGCGTCGATAACGTGAAGGTAATGATCACGACTCACCTACAAGGTCTTGTGGACCACTTCAAGAAATACTTCCCAAAAGAGACAACCCCACAACAATATGACTGGATACGGCAACCATTCACTGCTACAGGGGAGCACTTATCATCCGACATGGAGGATGAGCTGCTGGAGCTCTCCAGTGATCGGACTTTACAGGCATCGTTTGGCTCAACCACACTGGATGAGTTCTGGATTTCAATTGCAAGGAATATCCACGATTATCCATGGCAGCAATGGATGTATTACTTCCTTTAG